One genomic region from Sphingobacterium multivorum encodes:
- a CDS encoding alkaline phosphatase family protein, with amino-acid sequence MSLILLLTFISCKDEFGRLIPNNEGKQDTVDLVYGKPKVLMLIVDGARGESVRTANIPTMNGLLNHSIYSWVSLSEEHDDATATGADLASIMTGVNQNKHLVVGDNFKNNNFQTFPTVYTRVAANMKNPEFKVYSSSKLFVENIAPVAVAKLENTDDEVVNGVKEGLKQPELTMLTAHFTTVDMAGKASAYDNSSAIYKSAIENFDKQVGEVMKALEQRPAFKKENWLVIITSSKGGPFEIPPAQNDNTIFSNPKVNTFTIFYSPKYNSRYINKPYLGSRFSGDFLRFKGSVYAELTEGDNPVFDLGDKEEFTIELKVKKNKGPNNTYKFPNYPSFIGKREKWESGAPTNGWIMAFKDDYWMFNGRGPNGSGEVNGPKLNNATWNNVTIVGALTSDGKRIVKTYTNGLPGNEMDISSWGAISSPAKFRLGLLNGGSNWNEGDYYLADVRFWKVALPLAVITQYNCQVGVSEEHPYYPNLAANWPIVGTVTDGVLYDDGPYGNTLKMGNATYEISKLNDFLCAPSVETISTLVPKNTDITAQIFSWLQIARQENWQLDGRVWVDK; translated from the coding sequence ATGTCTTTAATACTATTATTGACGTTCATTTCCTGCAAAGATGAATTCGGTCGATTGATACCGAATAATGAAGGAAAACAAGATACCGTAGATTTGGTGTATGGCAAACCTAAAGTGCTCATGCTCATTGTGGACGGAGCAAGGGGAGAATCTGTTCGGACAGCAAATATTCCAACGATGAATGGATTGCTTAACCATTCGATTTATTCCTGGGTTTCGTTAAGCGAGGAGCATGACGATGCAACAGCTACAGGTGCCGATTTAGCCAGTATTATGACTGGGGTGAACCAAAATAAACATTTGGTTGTGGGTGATAATTTTAAGAACAATAACTTTCAGACCTTCCCAACTGTTTATACAAGGGTTGCAGCAAATATGAAAAACCCCGAATTCAAAGTGTATAGCAGTTCTAAACTATTTGTTGAAAATATTGCTCCTGTTGCGGTAGCTAAGTTGGAGAATACAGACGACGAGGTTGTCAATGGTGTTAAGGAAGGCTTAAAGCAACCGGAATTAACCATGTTGACTGCACATTTTACAACAGTTGATATGGCCGGAAAAGCTAGTGCCTATGACAATAGTAGTGCTATTTACAAATCTGCGATAGAAAATTTCGATAAGCAGGTTGGAGAAGTTATGAAGGCTTTGGAGCAACGGCCAGCTTTTAAGAAAGAAAATTGGCTGGTTATCATCACATCGAGTAAAGGTGGCCCTTTTGAGATTCCACCGGCGCAAAATGACAATACAATCTTTAGTAACCCGAAGGTGAATACTTTCACTATTTTCTACTCACCGAAATATAATTCAAGGTATATCAATAAACCTTATTTGGGCAGCCGCTTTTCTGGAGATTTTCTACGATTTAAAGGCAGTGTTTACGCCGAGTTGACCGAAGGCGATAATCCTGTTTTTGATCTTGGCGATAAAGAAGAATTTACCATTGAATTGAAAGTTAAGAAGAATAAAGGGCCAAATAACACGTACAAATTTCCCAATTATCCTTCTTTTATAGGCAAACGTGAAAAATGGGAATCAGGCGCACCAACGAATGGATGGATTATGGCTTTCAAGGACGATTATTGGATGTTCAATGGTCGCGGACCAAATGGAAGTGGTGAAGTAAATGGTCCTAAATTGAACAACGCCACTTGGAATAACGTGACTATAGTTGGGGCCTTGACAAGCGATGGTAAACGCATCGTGAAGACCTATACAAATGGTCTCCCGGGCAATGAGATGGATATTAGTTCGTGGGGAGCAATCAGCAGCCCGGCAAAATTTAGGTTAGGATTGTTAAACGGAGGGAGCAATTGGAACGAAGGTGATTACTATCTGGCGGATGTGCGGTTTTGGAAAGTTGCCCTGCCTTTGGCCGTTATTACGCAGTATAATTGTCAAGTAGGAGTAAGTGAAGAACATCCTTATTATCCGAATCTTGCGGCCAATTGGCCTATTGTTGGAACGGTTACTGATGGTGTGCTTTATGACGATGGACCCTATGGAAATACCTTAAAGATGGGCAATGCCACCTATGAAATTTCTAAGCTGAATGATTTCCTCTGCGCTCCATCGGTTGAAACAATAAGTACATTAGTGCCAAAAAATACCGATATCACCGCCCAGATATTTAGCTGGCTGCAGATTGCTCGGCAGGAGAATTGGCAATTAGATGGACGAGTTTGGGTAGATAAATAA
- a CDS encoding PKD domain-containing protein, with protein sequence MKLIKYSVYILLLFAVLSCSKEKEVVIDKPQLPNPVSAFSIKQVAKDDPFTFEFTNQSKDYSETRWSFGDDSTSSKVSPQHTFLNTGNFTVKLKVLNENGDWAQREEVIKIDAEKLIRFNATKNGTGKLILAYDSDIAVQAVTWSKMTDKDKYEEVSDKAKADISIEVGKFETYQLRVKTPKGSQIVITKMLTDLGIVKDWTNIDNTFRISQDNSSGPDAGEGSKKLIDNNITTKLFIGGYQSGMYWQFAFYQPQTINGYTITTGNDSPERDPKDWEIQGSDNGETWVTLHTITGYSFGTTSADRRKSINFTFVNSKPYSYYRYVVKAVSSGSNFQMSEFRLLELPQ encoded by the coding sequence ATGAAATTAATAAAATATAGTGTTTATATCCTTTTACTGTTTGCCGTATTAAGCTGCAGTAAAGAAAAGGAAGTGGTTATTGACAAACCCCAGCTACCCAATCCAGTGTCAGCCTTTTCCATAAAGCAGGTTGCTAAGGATGACCCATTTACTTTTGAATTTACAAATCAGTCAAAAGATTATAGCGAGACTCGCTGGAGCTTTGGGGATGACAGTACCTCGTCGAAAGTTTCGCCGCAACATACCTTTTTGAATACCGGTAATTTTACCGTCAAACTTAAAGTGCTTAATGAAAATGGCGATTGGGCGCAACGTGAAGAGGTCATTAAAATTGATGCGGAGAAATTAATTCGATTCAATGCGACAAAGAACGGCACTGGAAAGCTGATTCTGGCGTATGACAGCGACATCGCGGTACAGGCTGTCACTTGGTCAAAAATGACGGACAAAGATAAGTATGAAGAGGTGTCCGACAAGGCAAAAGCCGATATATCCATTGAAGTGGGTAAATTTGAGACCTATCAACTTCGTGTTAAAACGCCTAAAGGATCCCAGATTGTTATTACCAAGATGCTAACGGACCTTGGAATTGTAAAAGATTGGACAAATATTGATAATACCTTTCGCATTTCACAGGACAACTCGAGTGGCCCCGACGCTGGCGAAGGTTCGAAAAAATTAATCGACAACAATATTACCACAAAACTTTTTATCGGTGGATATCAATCGGGTATGTATTGGCAGTTTGCGTTCTATCAACCGCAAACAATCAACGGTTATACCATAACAACTGGAAATGATTCCCCGGAAAGAGATCCTAAAGATTGGGAAATACAGGGATCCGACAATGGAGAGACCTGGGTGACATTACACACGATCACAGGTTATAGCTTTGGCACTACTTCAGCAGATAGAAGAAAGTCCATTAATTTCACCTTCGTGAATTCAAAACCTTATAGTTATTACAGGTATGTCGTAAAAGCAGTTTCCTCGGGGTCAAATTTCCAAATGAGTGAATTTAGACTTTTGGAACTGCCCCAGTAG
- a CDS encoding GH92 family glycosyl hydrolase: MLTIKKLTGSILFLFAIHGGMAQQASPVDFVNPLIGTESKYELSNGNTYPAIARPWGMNFWTPQTGNMGDGWVYTYTADKIKGFKQTHQPSPWNNDYGQFSIMPVTGTPRFDQEKRASWFSHKAEIAKPYYYSVYLADHDVTTELSPSQRAAIFQFTFPKTDSAYVIIDAFDKGSYIKIIPQENKIVGYSTKNSGGVPENFKNYFVITFDRPFSYKAAVKSGAISTDELEIQDNHAGAVVGFPSLKRGEKVIARIASSFISFEQAEINLKEVNSKTFQQVVDEGKAQWNEVLGRVQVEDRNMDRLRTFYSCLYRSTLFPRDFSEIDGTGKRIHYSPYNGQVLPGEMFTDTGFWDTFRSLFPLLNLLYPSMNDRMQEGLVNAYKESGYLPEWASPGHRASMIGNNSASIVADALITDRKGYDKDLLWEALKHGANSAYPKHSSTGRFGYEYYNKLGYIPADVKVDQNVARSLEYAYNDWCIYEFGKALGKPEAETAIYATRAMNYKNLFDPSTKLMRGKKTDGSFVSNFDPSAWSREYTEGNAWHWSFCVFHDPQGLINLMGGNKSFVSMLDTVFVIPSYEGMKSRGMIHEMREMQVMNMGQYAHGNQPIQHMPYLYNYAAEPWKAQYWVRKIMDKLYLPIPDGYCGDEDNGQTSAWYVFSSLGFYPVSPGSGEYVIGSPQFDRVTLRLENGKKVLIHAKQQEPNQVYVDQLSWNGKPYGKNYIRYKDLVQGANLEFKMSARPNRNRGTQKEDAPYSFSNEKIKGK; this comes from the coding sequence ATGTTAACTATCAAAAAACTAACAGGTAGCATTCTTTTTCTATTCGCTATACATGGAGGGATGGCGCAGCAGGCCTCACCAGTTGATTTTGTGAATCCTTTGATCGGTACCGAATCGAAGTATGAATTGTCTAACGGGAATACCTATCCTGCGATCGCAAGGCCCTGGGGAATGAATTTCTGGACACCGCAGACGGGCAATATGGGGGACGGCTGGGTATATACTTACACGGCGGATAAAATAAAGGGGTTTAAGCAAACGCATCAGCCAAGTCCCTGGAACAATGATTATGGACAGTTTTCAATCATGCCCGTTACAGGTACACCCCGATTTGATCAAGAAAAACGTGCGAGCTGGTTTTCACATAAGGCGGAAATTGCCAAACCTTATTATTATAGCGTTTATCTTGCGGATCATGATGTGACAACAGAACTGTCGCCTTCACAACGTGCAGCAATCTTTCAATTCACATTTCCCAAAACCGATAGCGCTTATGTTATTATTGATGCTTTTGATAAGGGGTCTTATATTAAAATAATTCCGCAGGAGAATAAGATTGTCGGGTATTCGACAAAAAATAGCGGTGGTGTTCCAGAGAATTTCAAGAATTATTTTGTCATTACTTTCGATAGACCATTCTCTTACAAAGCTGCCGTTAAAAGCGGTGCGATAAGCACCGATGAATTGGAAATTCAGGATAATCACGCCGGAGCAGTTGTGGGTTTTCCTTCCTTGAAGAGAGGCGAGAAAGTCATCGCCCGGATTGCTTCCTCTTTTATTAGTTTTGAACAGGCCGAAATTAATTTGAAAGAGGTGAATTCGAAGACATTTCAACAGGTTGTTGATGAAGGTAAAGCACAATGGAATGAGGTTCTTGGGCGTGTACAAGTTGAAGACCGCAATATGGATAGATTACGTACCTTTTATTCCTGTCTCTACCGCTCAACACTCTTCCCGAGAGATTTTTCTGAAATTGATGGAACAGGCAAACGTATTCACTACAGCCCCTACAATGGCCAGGTCTTGCCTGGAGAAATGTTTACAGACACAGGATTTTGGGACACATTCCGAAGTTTGTTTCCGCTGCTGAATTTATTGTACCCTTCAATGAACGATCGTATGCAGGAAGGTTTGGTAAATGCGTATAAAGAGAGTGGCTACCTTCCTGAGTGGGCTTCGCCAGGCCATCGGGCATCGATGATTGGAAACAATTCCGCATCTATCGTCGCAGATGCACTTATTACCGATAGAAAAGGTTATGATAAAGATCTACTCTGGGAAGCGCTCAAGCATGGAGCCAATAGTGCGTATCCGAAACATTCTTCGACGGGACGCTTCGGTTATGAATATTACAATAAATTGGGCTATATACCTGCGGATGTAAAAGTGGACCAAAATGTAGCACGCTCATTGGAGTATGCTTACAATGACTGGTGTATTTATGAATTTGGTAAGGCACTGGGCAAGCCAGAAGCTGAAACAGCTATTTATGCAACACGTGCGATGAACTATAAAAACCTGTTTGATCCAAGTACCAAACTGATGCGTGGCAAAAAAACAGATGGATCATTCGTCTCGAATTTTGATCCAAGCGCTTGGTCGCGGGAGTATACGGAGGGAAATGCCTGGCATTGGAGTTTCTGTGTATTCCATGATCCCCAAGGTTTAATTAATTTGATGGGGGGCAATAAATCATTTGTTTCGATGTTGGATACGGTATTTGTCATTCCGAGCTATGAGGGGATGAAAAGCCGGGGTATGATACACGAAATGCGCGAAATGCAAGTGATGAATATGGGACAATATGCACATGGAAATCAACCGATTCAACATATGCCCTATCTATATAACTATGCTGCAGAGCCCTGGAAAGCACAATATTGGGTACGCAAGATAATGGATAAACTCTATTTACCTATACCGGATGGCTATTGTGGCGATGAAGATAACGGGCAAACTTCAGCCTGGTATGTCTTTTCTTCATTGGGATTTTATCCAGTTTCACCAGGATCTGGCGAATATGTGATTGGCTCTCCTCAATTTGATAGAGTGACACTCCGTCTTGAAAACGGGAAGAAAGTCCTGATCCACGCGAAACAACAGGAGCCAAATCAGGTATACGTAGATCAGCTGTCTTGGAATGGAAAACCATATGGCAAAAATTATATCCGGTATAAAGATTTAGTGCAGGGTGCCAACCTTGAATTTAAAATGAGCGCTAGACCGAATCGAAATAGAGGCACTCAAAAAGAGGATGCTCCATATTCCTTTAGTAACGAAAAAATAAAAGGAAAATAA
- a CDS encoding efflux RND transporter periplasmic adaptor subunit, translating to MNKLRILCLLLGAVGMLASCRSTNANADQKEELKNIPVASLMVMDTTVYQEYIADVQALKNVEIRSKLNGFLDKIYVDEGAWVKKGQILFKYNNEEYRSELAKAKAQYDNAIAEAQKIKLEMERTQKLVDKNIVSSSEYNLLKIQLKAANSKIEEARALVNQAQTRLDYTVIQAPFDGRIDRILLREGSLLTEGSLITTISDLSKVNVYFDISEREYLALMRDKLNGKETQKSVKLILANGELYPHEGIAHLVESEFEANTGSIALRVQFPNAEHILKHGATGKIAVPMETGEHTFVHQKSVFEIQDKTYVYILQADSTVKMMPFTAGPRVGHYYIVDGGLDPNAKVVYEGVQGLRSGMKINPKMRKL from the coding sequence ATGAACAAATTACGAATACTGTGCCTTTTGCTTGGTGCGGTCGGGATGTTGGCCTCATGCCGCTCCACAAATGCTAATGCTGATCAAAAAGAAGAACTCAAAAATATACCCGTCGCCTCTTTGATGGTGATGGACACAACTGTTTATCAAGAATATATTGCGGATGTCCAAGCGTTGAAAAACGTCGAGATTCGCTCGAAATTAAATGGTTTTCTGGATAAAATTTATGTCGATGAAGGTGCTTGGGTAAAGAAAGGACAGATTTTATTTAAATATAATAATGAGGAATATCGTTCGGAATTAGCTAAGGCCAAAGCACAGTATGACAATGCCATTGCCGAAGCACAAAAGATCAAGCTGGAAATGGAACGGACTCAAAAATTAGTTGACAAGAATATTGTAAGCTCCTCTGAGTATAATTTATTGAAAATTCAGTTAAAAGCTGCCAATTCGAAAATTGAAGAAGCACGTGCTTTAGTCAATCAGGCGCAAACGAGATTGGATTATACCGTTATACAAGCGCCATTTGACGGACGTATAGATCGCATATTGTTGCGAGAAGGCTCCTTATTAACCGAGGGAAGTTTGATTACAACAATTTCCGACCTCAGCAAGGTGAATGTTTATTTTGATATTTCCGAACGGGAATATCTGGCACTCATGCGTGACAAGCTGAATGGTAAGGAAACGCAAAAGTCAGTTAAATTAATTTTAGCCAATGGCGAACTGTATCCACATGAGGGAATTGCTCATCTTGTGGAAAGTGAATTTGAAGCCAATACCGGGTCCATTGCACTACGGGTCCAGTTTCCCAACGCCGAACACATCTTAAAACATGGAGCAACGGGCAAGATTGCCGTGCCTATGGAGACTGGTGAACATACTTTTGTGCACCAGAAATCGGTATTTGAAATTCAGGATAAGACCTATGTGTATATATTACAGGCAGATAGTACGGTTAAAATGATGCCTTTTACTGCCGGCCCTCGTGTGGGACACTATTACATTGTCGATGGCGGGTTGGATCCCAATGCCAAAGTCGTCTATGAGGGAGTACAGGGACTGCGGAGTGGAATGAAGATTAATCCAAAAATGAGGAAACTGTAG
- a CDS encoding efflux RND transporter permease subunit translates to MFETFIKRPILSLVISVFITLLGLLALFTLPITQFPDIVPPSVVVNANYTGANAEVSTNAVAIPLEKAINGVAGMTYMNSVSTNNGSTVIQIFFEVGTDPDIAAVNVQNRVTTVLDELPEEVIKAGVTTEKEVNSMLMYLNVFTDDETADERFIYNFADINILKELKRIEGVGLAQIMGMRDYAMRVWVKPDRMAAYNISAEDVVAALRKQNIEAAPGQTGISSDKMRNMQQYVLRYPGKFTEIEEYANVPIRATSNGSIIRIKDVADVEFGSLDYEMVSKTDGRPSASIMLKQLPGSNAQEVIQRVKDRMAELKQTQFPTGMTYTMGYDVSRFLDASISSVIKTLLEAFLLVFIVVFIFLQDFRATVIPILAVPVCLIGALFFMQMLGFSINLLTLFALVLAIGIVVDNGIVVVEAVYAKMEEEHLQPMEATLEAMKEVGGAVVAITLVMSAVFVPVAFLSGPVGIFYRQFSLTLAAAIVISGINALTLTPALCALFLKSPHDRKPSNNWLDRFFKKFNAVYDKTAFGYKGILVKTSARRGLTLLLLGGFFVATWGSSAILPSGFIPTEDQGMIYVAVTTPPGATVDRTERVLDKIDSVSRKLDIVETVSTLSGYSIVTEVSGASYGMGMINLKPWKERDQTVEDVIKELREKTKDFADAQIDFFPPPTVPGFGNSSGFELRLLDRSGNEDLNKTAEVLQKFMDDMEKSEVLQDISSSFDVNFPQYMLKVDYDMAAKKGISVENAMNTLQTLMGSLYATNFIRYGQMYKVMVQAGPEYRQRPEDVLRLYVKNETGEMVPYNAFISMERIYGPEQITRYNMFSSAMITGQSSAGFSSGQAIEEVEKIASSLPQGYSIEWSGMTREQKISGNQALYIFALCLLFVYLLLCAQYESFLLPLPVLLCLPAGIFGAFIFLKVFGLENNIYAQVALVMLIGLLGKNAILIVEYANLKYKQGMDIVTASIEGAVARLRPILMTSFAFIAGLIPLMMASGAGALGNRSIGTAAVGGMLIGTILGVLVIPGLVILFSKKDKKQGVKQASLVIAVLILFGSCSVPKKALQPEQVNVPASFSKHLSPDSLTIGNRSWKEIFKDSRLVSLIDSALQNNLDIRQSILRLESAQAYFKQRKAALGPTVEAAVEGGIRKYGHYTESGIGNYDSNFSENLKSDEKLPEPFIPDYFIGLRSSWEIDLWGKLKSQKQAAYFSFLAEQEGKRLLETELVSNIATAYYELIALDQKIKVYDRNIELHKNALEVVEVKKDAGYATELSVQQFKALLANSKAAKEQLIQEIALWEHHINGLLGRFYQPVVRSTYAENADLYHAMHFGTPDDLVNHRPDIKAAYLKVMASSNNQEASRLAFLPSVAISPFIGLQSFSFNKLFNLDKSIAYNLFGGITLPIFNQRQLKTQYEIAKADYGIAFLDYEKTVLNAYNEVSNVIMTQEAIGRRRGFVDEHVQALKLSIEAAQELFIAGRVTSLDVVTAQKESLEAQIGKVELEKENTLNQILLYKALGGGWQ, encoded by the coding sequence ATGTTTGAAACATTTATAAAACGACCTATATTGTCGTTGGTTATTTCAGTGTTTATCACACTTCTGGGACTGTTGGCCTTATTTACACTGCCCATCACACAATTCCCGGATATTGTCCCACCGTCGGTAGTCGTCAATGCCAATTATACCGGAGCTAACGCCGAAGTGAGTACAAATGCCGTTGCTATTCCTTTGGAAAAAGCAATTAACGGTGTCGCCGGAATGACCTACATGAATTCAGTGTCTACCAACAACGGAAGCACTGTGATTCAGATCTTCTTTGAAGTGGGTACAGACCCCGATATCGCAGCTGTAAATGTGCAGAATAGGGTCACTACGGTATTGGATGAACTACCCGAAGAAGTTATTAAAGCTGGGGTAACCACCGAAAAGGAGGTTAACTCCATGTTGATGTATCTGAATGTTTTTACCGATGATGAAACTGCAGATGAAAGATTCATTTACAATTTCGCGGATATCAATATTCTGAAAGAGCTGAAACGTATAGAAGGGGTCGGGCTTGCGCAGATTATGGGTATGCGCGACTATGCAATGCGGGTTTGGGTTAAACCTGATCGTATGGCAGCCTATAATATTTCTGCAGAGGACGTGGTAGCTGCATTGCGAAAGCAAAATATCGAGGCCGCGCCAGGACAAACAGGTATCAGTTCGGATAAAATGCGCAACATGCAACAATATGTGTTACGTTATCCGGGTAAGTTCACTGAAATTGAAGAGTATGCGAATGTCCCCATCCGAGCGACTTCAAATGGTTCCATTATCCGTATAAAAGATGTTGCCGATGTTGAATTTGGCTCATTGGATTATGAAATGGTATCCAAGACGGATGGCCGACCATCTGCCTCCATCATGTTGAAGCAATTGCCAGGATCAAATGCACAGGAGGTAATTCAGCGTGTAAAAGATCGCATGGCCGAATTAAAACAGACCCAGTTCCCTACCGGCATGACTTATACCATGGGTTACGATGTGTCGCGGTTTTTGGATGCCTCGATTTCCTCGGTGATCAAAACCTTATTGGAGGCCTTCCTCTTGGTTTTTATTGTTGTGTTTATCTTTTTGCAGGACTTTAGGGCAACTGTTATACCGATTTTGGCCGTACCAGTATGTTTGATTGGAGCCTTATTTTTTATGCAGATGCTAGGTTTTTCCATCAACCTGCTGACCTTGTTTGCATTGGTACTGGCTATAGGTATTGTGGTGGATAATGGGATTGTAGTCGTCGAGGCTGTATATGCCAAAATGGAAGAGGAACATCTTCAGCCCATGGAAGCCACATTAGAAGCCATGAAAGAAGTTGGTGGTGCTGTGGTGGCCATTACCTTGGTAATGTCGGCCGTTTTCGTTCCGGTAGCCTTTCTCTCTGGACCGGTTGGCATATTTTATCGCCAATTCTCGTTGACACTCGCCGCCGCTATCGTTATTTCAGGAATCAACGCCTTGACATTGACCCCGGCGTTGTGTGCACTTTTTCTAAAATCACCACATGACCGTAAACCGTCGAATAATTGGCTCGATCGTTTTTTTAAAAAATTCAACGCAGTTTATGATAAAACTGCCTTTGGTTACAAGGGAATTTTGGTAAAGACAAGTGCGCGACGTGGATTGACACTTCTCTTACTGGGCGGGTTCTTTGTCGCAACCTGGGGTAGTAGCGCTATTTTGCCCTCAGGTTTTATCCCGACCGAGGATCAGGGGATGATTTATGTTGCCGTAACAACACCTCCGGGAGCAACGGTGGACCGTACCGAACGTGTTTTGGATAAAATTGACTCCGTATCGCGGAAACTCGATATTGTGGAAACCGTTTCCACCCTGTCGGGGTATAGTATTGTAACAGAAGTCTCTGGTGCTTCCTATGGAATGGGCATGATTAACCTAAAGCCTTGGAAGGAACGTGATCAGACTGTCGAAGATGTCATTAAGGAATTGCGTGAAAAAACCAAAGATTTTGCTGATGCACAGATTGATTTCTTTCCGCCGCCAACAGTGCCGGGCTTCGGTAATTCATCGGGTTTTGAGTTGCGGCTTTTAGATCGCAGCGGTAATGAGGACCTCAATAAGACCGCCGAAGTGCTGCAGAAGTTTATGGACGATATGGAGAAAAGTGAAGTTCTTCAGGATATCAGCTCCAGTTTTGATGTGAACTTCCCACAATATATGCTAAAAGTGGACTACGATATGGCCGCAAAAAAAGGAATATCGGTAGAAAATGCCATGAATACGCTACAGACCTTGATGGGAAGTCTCTATGCGACCAATTTTATTCGCTATGGACAGATGTATAAAGTTATGGTACAAGCTGGCCCCGAATATCGCCAGAGACCAGAAGATGTATTGCGTCTTTATGTGAAAAATGAGACCGGCGAGATGGTACCCTACAATGCGTTTATTTCTATGGAAAGGATATATGGACCAGAACAGATTACCCGTTATAATATGTTTAGTTCGGCCATGATTACAGGACAATCTTCCGCAGGCTTTAGTTCTGGACAAGCGATCGAAGAAGTGGAAAAAATAGCTTCATCTCTTCCCCAGGGTTACAGTATCGAATGGTCTGGAATGACGCGGGAACAAAAAATCTCGGGAAATCAGGCGCTGTATATTTTCGCGCTTTGTCTTCTCTTTGTTTATCTGTTGTTATGTGCACAGTACGAAAGTTTCTTATTGCCATTACCAGTTTTGCTCTGTCTTCCAGCGGGGATATTTGGGGCATTTATTTTCTTGAAGGTCTTTGGATTGGAAAACAATATCTATGCGCAGGTGGCATTGGTCATGCTGATTGGTTTGCTGGGCAAAAATGCGATTCTGATTGTGGAATATGCCAATTTGAAATATAAGCAAGGAATGGATATCGTGACAGCTTCAATTGAAGGCGCTGTTGCCCGGTTACGGCCCATATTAATGACTTCGTTTGCTTTTATTGCAGGTCTGATACCCTTGATGATGGCCAGCGGAGCCGGTGCATTGGGTAATCGAAGTATCGGTACGGCTGCAGTCGGCGGAATGCTTATCGGAACCATTCTGGGCGTTCTTGTCATCCCAGGATTAGTGATTTTATTTTCGAAAAAGGATAAGAAACAGGGTGTTAAGCAGGCTTCTCTCGTGATTGCTGTGCTTATTTTATTTGGAAGTTGTTCAGTTCCCAAAAAGGCTCTCCAACCGGAGCAAGTTAACGTACCGGCTTCCTTTTCTAAACATCTTTCGCCCGATAGTTTAACGATTGGAAACCGATCCTGGAAAGAAATTTTTAAGGACTCGCGGCTGGTTTCCTTGATTGATTCGGCTTTACAGAACAATTTAGATATTCGTCAATCCATCTTGCGCCTGGAATCTGCACAAGCTTATTTCAAACAACGTAAGGCAGCATTAGGGCCAACTGTAGAGGCCGCAGTGGAGGGCGGGATACGGAAATATGGACATTATACCGAATCGGGCATTGGTAATTACGATTCAAATTTCTCGGAGAACTTGAAAAGTGATGAAAAATTGCCCGAACCCTTTATTCCTGACTATTTCATTGGACTCCGCTCATCCTGGGAAATCGATCTTTGGGGAAAGTTAAAGAGTCAAAAACAAGCTGCTTATTTTAGCTTCTTAGCAGAGCAGGAGGGAAAGCGTCTCTTGGAAACGGAATTAGTCTCTAATATTGCAACAGCCTATTATGAACTCATTGCTTTGGATCAAAAGATAAAGGTATATGATCGGAATATTGAATTACATAAAAATGCACTGGAAGTTGTTGAAGTAAAAAAAGATGCTGGTTATGCAACTGAACTTTCTGTCCAACAGTTTAAAGCGCTTTTGGCCAATTCTAAAGCTGCCAAAGAACAATTGATCCAAGAGATAGCACTTTGGGAACATCATATTAATGGTTTATTAGGCCGTTTTTATCAACCTGTTGTAAGAAGTACATATGCTGAAAACGCGGATTTATATCATGCAATGCATTTTGGTACACCCGATGATCTTGTCAACCATCGTCCCGATATCAAGGCCGCTTATTTGAAAGTGATGGCTTCTTCGAATAATCAGGAAGCATCACGTTTGGCTTTTCTGCCTTCTGTCGCAATAAGTCCATTTATCGGATTACAGAGCTTTAGCTTTAACAAGTTGTTTAATTTGGATAAATCTATTGCTTATAACTTATTTGGTGGCATTACGCTTCCGATATTTAACCAAAGACAACTGAAAACACAGTACGAGATTGCAAAGGCGGACTATGGAATTGCTTTTTTGGATTATGAGAAAACGGTTCTGAACGCTTATAATGAGGTCTCTAATGTGATTATGACGCAAGAGGCAATAGGCAGACGACGTGGTTTTGTCGATGAACATGTTCAAGCATTAAAGCTTTCTATCGAGGCCGCACAGGAGCTATTTATTGCTGGACGGGTGACCTCTTTGGATGTTGTTACAGCACAGAAGGAGTCGCTGGAAGCCCAAATCGGAAAAGTAGAACTGGAGAAAGAAAACACCTTAAATCAGATTCTACTTTACAAAGCATTGGGAGGAGGTTGGCAATAG